TGCGCGAAGGCAAGGCGCTCGGCGAGGCCGACGATCGGCTCTACGGCGTCGCGGCGTGGCGCGAGGCCCCGTGGTACGACGACCGGGAACGCGCCGCACTAGAGTGGACCGAGTCGCTTACCGATTTGAGTAATCACGGCCCCGGCGACGAACTCTACGCACGCGTGAAGGAGCACTTTAGCGAGCCGGAGCTGGTGTATCTCACGCTCGCGGTAGCGGCGATCAACGTTTGGAACCGCTTCAACGTAGCGTTTCGCACGTCGCCGGCCCGTGCAGAGGCCGCCTTCCAACAATTGCACGGACAAACGCACGCCCACACACGCGGCTGACTTCGACGAAGCGAAGCCCCCCGTAGCTAACGGGTCTTGCCGCTCAAC
The Candidatus Baltobacteraceae bacterium DNA segment above includes these coding regions:
- a CDS encoding carboxymuconolactone decarboxylase family protein; translated protein: MTQRLDPMSVAPQAVAPLFELGKAIGASNLEKNLLVLIQLRASQMNGCAFCLALHVREGKALGEADDRLYGVAAWREAPWYDDRERAALEWTESLTDLSNHGPGDELYARVKEHFSEPELVYLTLAVAAINVWNRFNVAFRTSPARAEAAFQQLHGQTHAHTRG